AGTGCGGTGGGGCATCTTGATTTGCATCAAGGGTCATTCGGTCGGGAGTTGTGTTGCAGGTAGGCCGCCTTCGCGAGCAAGCCCGCCCACATTGGATTTGTGTACGCCGCAACCCCCCTGTGGGAGCGGGCTTGCTCGCGCACCGCCGATCTAATGCCCCATGAGCCAATGCTGATGCGGCCCCGGCAAGGTCCAGATGCCGAACACTATCACCAGCAAACCGCCGGTCATACGCACGCTGCGTTTGCGCAACAGCGCCGTGACGCGCTCGGCCGCCAGCCCTGTGGCGAGCAGCACCGGCCAGGTGCCCAGCCCGAATGCCAGCATCAGCAACGCACTGTCCAGGGCATTGCCCTGGCTCGCCGACCACAGCAATGTGCTGTAAACCAGCCCACACGGCAGCCAGCCCCACAGTGCGCCCAGCAGCAGGGCACGGGGCAGGTTCGACACCGGCAACAGTTTGTTGGCCACCGGCTGGATATGCCGCCACAGGCCGCGACCGAGGCTTTCGATGCGGGTCAGGCCGCTCCACCAGCCGGCCAGGTACAGGCCCATGGCGATCAACAGCAATCCGGCGAGGATGCGCATGAACATTGCCGCCGGACTATTGGCCACGGCCCAGCCGGCCAGGCCGATCAGCAGGCCGGCAGCGGCGTAGCTGAGAATTCGCCCCAGGTTGTAAGCCAGCAACAATCGAAAGCGTCGGCTGCGTTGTTCCTTGGGGATCGCCAGGGTCAGCGCGCCCATCAATCCGCCGCACATGCCCAGGCAATGCCCGCCACCGAGCAGGCCGAGGATCAGCGCAGACACCAGCAGTGGCGCCAACTCAAGCATGGGGCGGCGCCTTGTCGTCCGGTTTGGCCGGCTGGCCGCTGGCCTCGTCGACCGCTGCCTTGTGGTTCGGGTCCTGATCGTCGAACAGGATGCTGTGGGCCGGGCCGTCGAGGTCGTCGTACTGACCGCTGTCGACCGCCCAGAAGAAGATATAGATAGCGATGGCCACGATCAGCAGCGCGGCCGGGATCATCACGTAGAGAGCTGGCATCTGGACTCCATGCCCGCGCGGCTCAGGCCGGCAGCGGGCGGGTTTCTGGCGTGGTGCGAGCAGCCGGCGCGCTCGGCAGGCGAGTCAGGCGCAGGGCATTCAGCACCACGGTCAACGAACTGATCGACATGCCGACCGCGGCCCATACCGGAGTGATCCAGCCGAGGGCAGCGAACGGCAGCATGAGGCCATTGTACAGCGCTGCCCACAGCAAGTTCTCGATGATGACCCGACGGGTGCGCCGGGCCAGACTGAAGGCTTGCACCAGCGCATCGAGGCGGTTCGACAGCAACACCGCGTCGGCACTGGTTTTCGCCAGATCGGTGGCCGAACCCATCGCCACGCTGATGTCGGCGGCGGCCAGCACCGGCACATCGTTGACCCCGTCACCGAGCATCAACACCTTGCGGCCTTCCCTGTGCAGCTGTTGCAGGACCTGCAATTTATCGTCCGGACGCAAACCGCCACGGGCCTCGTCGATGCCCAATTCGGCAGCGACGCTGGCAACCATCGGTGAGCTGTCGCCGGACAGCAGCAACGTGCGCCAGCCGCGAGCTTTGCATGCTGCAAGCAGGGCGGGCGCGTCGGCGCGCAAACGGTCGTCGAGCACGAACCACGTCAGCGGCCCTTGGCTGTCGCCGAGCAGCAGCCATTGGCCGGGCTCATCGGGCATTATCGGCACTTGAGCGCCGCTGAGTTCGCAGACAAACCCCGGTTGGCCAATGCGCAGGCGTTGTGCGCCGACCAACCCCTCAAGACCCAGGCCCGGTGTACTGTGAACTTCCTCGGCGGCCAGCGGCGCGCGACCAAAAGCCCGGGCAATCGGGTGTTCGGAGCGGTTTTCCAATGCGGCGGCGAGGCTCAGGCATTGATCGCTGGTCAGGGTCCCAAGCGGCCGGATCGAACGCAAGGCCAGGCGACCTTCGGTGAGGGTGCCGGTCTTGTCGAAAATCACCGTGTCGATCTGGTTCAGGCCTTCCAGCACATGGCCGCGCGTCAACAAAAGACCGAGCTTATGCAGCGTGCCGGTGGCGGCGGTGAGGGCGGTTGGCGTGGCCAGCGACAAGGCACACGGGCATGTGGCAACCAGCATCGCCAGGACAATCCAGAACGCTCGCGAAGAATCCAGCTCCCACCAGAGCAGGCCGATGGCGGCCACTGCGATAAGCGTCAGCAGTAAAAACCACTGCGCGGCGCGGTCGGCGATTTCCGCCAGTCGCGGCTTTTCGGCCTGGGCGCGATCCAGCAGGCGGACGATGGCTGACAGGCGTGTGTCCTGGCCCAACGCCAGGATTTCCACGGTCAGCGCGCCTTCGACGTTCAAGGTGCCGGCGGTGACGGCGTCGCCCGGGGTTCGTGGTTGGGGCAGGTATTCGCCGGTAAGCACGGATTCATCGATGCTCGACTGGCCGTCGAGGATCTTGCCGTCGGCCGGCAGGATCGCGCCGGGGTGCACCAGCACCTGATCGCCCACGCGCAGTTCGCTGAGCAGGATCCGCTCGCTCTGGCCGTCAGCACTCAGCCGCAGGCAGGAGGCGGGCAGCAGATTGACCAGCTGTGCGGTCGCGGCGGCGGTGCGTTCCCGGGCACGACGTTCCAGATAACGCCCGGCCAGCAGGAACAGTGCAAACATTCCCACCGCATCGAAATACAGCTCGCCGACCCCGGTGATCGAGGTCCAGATCCCGGCGAGATAGGCACTGCCAATCGCCAGCGACACCGAGACGTCCATGGTCAGGTGACGGGTGCGCAGATCGCGCATCGCGCCCTTGAAGAACGGCGCGCAGCTGTAAAACACGATCGGGGTGGTCAGAAACAGCGCGACCCAGCGCAGGATGGTGTGCAGCTCGGGGCTGAGGTCGATGTTGAATTCCGGCCAGGTGGCCATCGTTGCCATCATCGCCTGGAACCACAGCAGCCCGGCGACCCCGAGTTGACGCAGGGCCAGGCGGTTTTCGCTGGCCAGTTGTTCACTGGCGCGGTCGGCCTGATAAGGGTGGGCGGCGTAACCGATGTGGCGCAATTCGCTGAGCACTTGGCTCAAGGGCAATTGCGCGTCGGCCCAGCGCACATGCAGGCGATGGTTGGACAGGTTCAGGCGTGCTTCGGCCACCGCCGGCAAGGCGCGCAGGTGTTTCTCGATCAACCAGCCGCAGGCGGCGCAACTGATGCCTTCCATCAGCAGGGTGGTTTCGGCGAGTTCGCCTTCGTGGCGGACAAAGGGTTGCTGCACATCGGCGCGATCATACAGCGCCAACTCGTCCACCAGTTGCACTGGCAAGGCTTCGGGGTTGGCCGAGGCTTCGCTGCGATGCTGGTAATAACTTTCCAGCCCACCGGCCACGATGGCTTCTGCAACCGCCTGGCAACCCGGGCAGCAGAACTCGCGGGTATCCCCGAGGACGGCGGCGGTAAAGCGGCTACCGGCCGGGACGGGCAGGGCGCAGTGGTAGCAGGGGGTTGGAGTGGTCATGAGGCGTAGTCCGATGATCGTTCCCACGCTCTGCGTGGGAATGCCTCCCCGGACGCTCCGCGTCCGCTTCGGCTGGGACGCGGAGCGTCCCTGGCTGCGTTCCCACGCAGAGCGTGGGAACGATCAGGGTAAGGCTTACTTCTTCAGGTCTTCCGCGCCCTGCAGGGGCTCATCACCGAGCAACAGATCCTTGGCATGGCTGACCTGTTCTTCTTCGAACATGCGCCAGATTTTGTCATCCTGAACACCCAGCAACTCAACGAAACGGCGACCTTCAATCTTGTCGCTCAACTGGCCGATATAGCGGCCCTGTTCAGTTTCGCTGCGGGCCAGGGTGATCTTGCGATCCTTCTCCGGCTGGGTCGGCGAAATCAGGTTCAGTTCAAGGGTTTTCGGCTGGCTGTTGCCGCTCAGGCGCAGGTCAACTTCGCCGGTCACGTCATCCAGGTGCACGCTGGCACGCAGTTGCAGGGTCTGGGCCAGCAGTTCGCGATCCAGAGAACGGTTGATGCCCTTGCCGGCCTCGTAATAGTTGTCGTTGACCAGGTTGTCCGGGTTGTTCACCGCGATGGTCACCATCGACAGGGTCAAGGTCACCGAGCAGGCCAGGATGGCGATGATGATCCACGGCCAAAGGTGCTTGTACCAGGGACTTGCGGCAGTTGCTGCGGGCATGATCACTTCTCTCAACGAATTTGTGGGCCGATGAATCGGCTCTTGGCTTCAACGTGGACGTTGGCGTCATCGGCATCCTTGAGGATGAATGTCACCTCGTTGGTGCTCGACGGCAGTTGTTCCGGTGCGCTGGACAGTTCGACCGGCTGACTGAAAATCTCCCCGGCGGCGACCTTGATCTCGCGCTTGCCTTGTAGCTTGAGGTCCGGCAGGCCAGTGGCTTCCAGCACATACGTGTGGTCGTGCTGGTCCTTGTTCATGATCTTCAGGCTGTAGACGTTTTCGATCCGGCCTTCGGCGTTCTCGCGGTACAACACGCGGTCTTTACTGACATCGAAGCCGACCAGCGAGCGCATGAAGAATGCAGTCACCAGCAACGCGATCATCGCCAATAGCACCGTGGCATAGCCGATCAGGCGTGGACGCAGTTTATGGGTTTTTTGCCCCGACAGGTTGTGCTCGGTGGTGTAGCTGATCAGGCCGCGTGGGTAATCCATCTTGTCCATGATGCTGTCGCAGGCGTCGATGCACGCCGCGCAGCCGATGCATTCGACTTGCAGGCCGTCGCGGATGTCGATACCGGTGGGGCAGACCTGGACGCACATGGTGCAGTCGATGCAATCACCCAGGCCCTGAGCCTTGTAGTCGATGCCTTTCTTGCGCGGGCCACGGCTTTCGCCACGGCGCGGGTCGTAGGAAACGATCAGCGTGTCCTTGTCGAACATCACGCTCTGGAAGCGTGCGTACGGGCACATGTAAATGCACACCTGCTCACGCAACCAGCCAGCGTTGCCGTAAGTGGCGAGGGTGAAGAAACCGACCCAGAAATACGACCAGCCATCGGCTTGGCCGGTGAAGAAATCGAGCACCAGTTCGCGAATCGGTGAGAAGTAGCCGACGAAAGTCATGCCGGTCACGAAACCAATCAGCAGCCACATTGTGTGCTTGCTGAATTTACGCACGAACTTGGTGGCGCTCATCGGCGCCTTGTCGAGCTTGATGCGCTGGTTGCGGTCACCTTCGGTGACTTTTTCGCACCACATGAAGATCCAGGTCCAGACGCTCTGCGGGCAGGTGTAGCCGCACCAGACCCGACCGGCATACACGGTGATGAAGAACAGGCCGAAGGCGCTGATGATCAGAATGCCTGAGAGCAGGATGAAATCCTGAGGCCAGAAGGTCGCGCCAAAAATGAAGAACTTACGCTCCGGCA
This genomic stretch from Pseudomonas wuhanensis harbors:
- a CDS encoding FixH family protein; its protein translation is MPAATAASPWYKHLWPWIIIAILACSVTLTLSMVTIAVNNPDNLVNDNYYEAGKGINRSLDRELLAQTLQLRASVHLDDVTGEVDLRLSGNSQPKTLELNLISPTQPEKDRKITLARSETEQGRYIGQLSDKIEGRRFVELLGVQDDKIWRMFEEEQVSHAKDLLLGDEPLQGAEDLKK
- the ccoS gene encoding cbb3-type cytochrome oxidase assembly protein CcoS → MPALYVMIPAALLIVAIAIYIFFWAVDSGQYDDLDGPAHSILFDDQDPNHKAAVDEASGQPAKPDDKAPPHA
- a CDS encoding sulfite exporter TauE/SafE family protein; the protein is MLELAPLLVSALILGLLGGGHCLGMCGGLMGALTLAIPKEQRSRRFRLLLAYNLGRILSYAAAGLLIGLAGWAVANSPAAMFMRILAGLLLIAMGLYLAGWWSGLTRIESLGRGLWRHIQPVANKLLPVSNLPRALLLGALWGWLPCGLVYSTLLWSASQGNALDSALLMLAFGLGTWPVLLATGLAAERVTALLRKRSVRMTGGLLVIVFGIWTLPGPHQHWLMGH
- the ccoG gene encoding cytochrome c oxidase accessory protein CcoG, giving the protein MSNQIPVHDVTPPAKNANNSVDLYASREKIYTRAFTGLFRNLRMIGGAGLFLLYFGTVWLNWGGHQAVWWNLPERKFFIFGATFWPQDFILLSGILIISAFGLFFITVYAGRVWCGYTCPQSVWTWIFMWCEKVTEGDRNQRIKLDKAPMSATKFVRKFSKHTMWLLIGFVTGMTFVGYFSPIRELVLDFFTGQADGWSYFWVGFFTLATYGNAGWLREQVCIYMCPYARFQSVMFDKDTLIVSYDPRRGESRGPRKKGIDYKAQGLGDCIDCTMCVQVCPTGIDIRDGLQVECIGCAACIDACDSIMDKMDYPRGLISYTTEHNLSGQKTHKLRPRLIGYATVLLAMIALLVTAFFMRSLVGFDVSKDRVLYRENAEGRIENVYSLKIMNKDQHDHTYVLEATGLPDLKLQGKREIKVAAGEIFSQPVELSSAPEQLPSSTNEVTFILKDADDANVHVEAKSRFIGPQIR
- a CDS encoding heavy metal translocating P-type ATPase, with translation MTTPTPCYHCALPVPAGSRFTAAVLGDTREFCCPGCQAVAEAIVAGGLESYYQHRSEASANPEALPVQLVDELALYDRADVQQPFVRHEGELAETTLLMEGISCAACGWLIEKHLRALPAVAEARLNLSNHRLHVRWADAQLPLSQVLSELRHIGYAAHPYQADRASEQLASENRLALRQLGVAGLLWFQAMMATMATWPEFNIDLSPELHTILRWVALFLTTPIVFYSCAPFFKGAMRDLRTRHLTMDVSVSLAIGSAYLAGIWTSITGVGELYFDAVGMFALFLLAGRYLERRARERTAAATAQLVNLLPASCLRLSADGQSERILLSELRVGDQVLVHPGAILPADGKILDGQSSIDESVLTGEYLPQPRTPGDAVTAGTLNVEGALTVEILALGQDTRLSAIVRLLDRAQAEKPRLAEIADRAAQWFLLLTLIAVAAIGLLWWELDSSRAFWIVLAMLVATCPCALSLATPTALTAATGTLHKLGLLLTRGHVLEGLNQIDTVIFDKTGTLTEGRLALRSIRPLGTLTSDQCLSLAAALENRSEHPIARAFGRAPLAAEEVHSTPGLGLEGLVGAQRLRIGQPGFVCELSGAQVPIMPDEPGQWLLLGDSQGPLTWFVLDDRLRADAPALLAACKARGWRTLLLSGDSSPMVASVAAELGIDEARGGLRPDDKLQVLQQLHREGRKVLMLGDGVNDVPVLAAADISVAMGSATDLAKTSADAVLLSNRLDALVQAFSLARRTRRVIIENLLWAALYNGLMLPFAALGWITPVWAAVGMSISSLTVVLNALRLTRLPSAPAARTTPETRPLPA